One Capra hircus breed San Clemente chromosome 27, ASM170441v1, whole genome shotgun sequence DNA window includes the following coding sequences:
- the AGA gene encoding N(4)-(beta-N-acetylglucosaminyl)-L-asparaginase, producing MARKPGLLLPLLLLLLGPAPARSFGQLPLILNTWPFKNATMAAWKMLAAGGSALDAVESGCATCEQQQCDGSVGFGGSPDESGETTLDAMIMDGTTMNVGAVGDLRRIKNAIGVARKVLEHTTHTLLAGEAATKFAESMGFINEDLSTNVSQALHSDWLARNCQPNYWKNVIPDSSKYCGPYKPPTILKRDGIAYKDPAHSYSHDTIGMVVIHKMGNIAAGTSTNGIKFKIPGRIGDSPIPGSGAYADDMVGAAAATGDGDILMRFVPSYQAVEYMRRGENPTTACEKVISRIQKYFPKFFGAVICANVTGSYGAACNKLSTFTQFQFMVYNPLKSEPTEEKVDCI from the exons ATGGCACGGAAGCCCGGCCTCCTCCTGccgttgctgctgttgctgctcggCCCAGCCCCGGCGCGCAGCTTCGGCCAGCTGCCCTTGATCCTCAACACTTGGCCTTTCAAGAATGCAACCATGGCAG CGTGGAAGATGTTGGCGGCTGGAGGTTCGGCCCTGGACGCAGTTGAGAGCGGCTGCGCGACGTGCGAGCAGCAGCAGTGCGACGGCAGCGTGGGCTTCGGGGGCAGCCCGGACGAGTCGGGGGAGACCacgctggatgccatgatcatggACGG CACTACCATGAACGTGGGAGCAGTAGGAGATCTTAGACGAATTAAAAACGCCATTGGCGTGGCACGCAAAGTCCTGGAACACACGACACACACGCTGTTAGCAGGCGAGGCAG CCACTAAGTTTGCCGAAAGCATGGGCTTTATCAATGAGGATTTATCCACCAACGTTTCTCAGGCTCTTCATTCAGACTGGCTTGCTCGGAATTGCCAACCAAATTACTGGAAG AATGTTATACCAGATTCTTCAAAATACTGTGGACCCTACAAACCACCTACTATCTTAAAACGAGATGGTATCGCCTACAAAGATCCAGCACACAGTTACAGTCATGATACTATTG gcATGGTTGTCATCCATAAGATGGGAAATATTGCTGCTGGTACATCTACAAATGGTATAAAATTCAAAATACCTGG CCGAATAGGAGACTCACCGATACCTGGGTCTGGGGCCTATGCTGACGACATGGTGGGGGCCGCGGCAGCCACAGGCGACGGGGACATCCTGATGCGCTTCGTCCCAAG CTATCAAGCTGTAGAATATATGAGAAGAGGGGAAAATCCAACCACAGCGTGTGAAAAAGTGATCTCAAGAATCCAGAAGTATTTTCCCAAATTCTTTGGGGCTGTGATATGTGCCAACGTGACCGGAAGTTATG GTGCTGCTTGCAATAAACTTTCAACATTTACTCAGTTTCAGTTCATGGTTTATAATCCTCTAAAAAGTGAGCCAACTGAGGAAAAAGTAGACTGCATCTAA